The Alnus glutinosa chromosome 7, dhAlnGlut1.1, whole genome shotgun sequence genome includes a region encoding these proteins:
- the LOC133874008 gene encoding probable aspartyl protease At4g16563, whose protein sequence is MAASSLLSLISVFCLLLASSSASIAPKPKTTTTTITIPLSPFFSKHPSSDPVKTLNSLASASLTRARHLKRPKSSSPLAKTQVFPHSYGGYSISLSFGTPPQTTSFLLDTGSSLVWFPCTSRYLCSSCNFPNIDPQKFPTFIPKQSSSSKIVGCENPKCAWIFGPNVLSRCKDCSSSSKTCSQGCPPYFLQYGSGSTAGLLLSETLDFPEKSVPDFVVGCSILSTRQPAGIAGFGRGPESLPSQLGLSKFSHCLLSRRFDDTTESSDLVLYRGHGSAKAPGLSYTPFHKNPITNNSALREYYYLTLRKVIVGNKAVKIPYKFLVPGADGNGGTVVDSGTTFTFMESPVFEPVAREFETQMANYSRALDVEARSGLRPCFNIANQKTVNIPDLTFEFKGGAKLALPFVNYFALAGNVSVVCLTLITDSGVGPGMASGPAIIFGNFQQQNFYVEYDLENERFGFRQQSCKK, encoded by the coding sequence ATGGCGGCTTCGTcgcttctctctctcatctctgtcTTTTGCCTCTTATTAGCTTCATCTTCAGCATCTATAGCTCCCAAACCcaaaaccaccaccaccaccatcactaTCCCTCTCTCACCATTCTTCTCCAAACACCCATCCTCAGATCCGGTCAAGACCCTCAATTCCCTCGCCTCTGCTTCTCTAACCAGAGCCCGCCACCTCAAGCGCCCCAAATCCAGCTCTCCACTCGCCAAAACCCAAGTCTTCCCTCACAGCTATGGAGGCTACTCTATCTCCCTCAGCTTCGGCACACCCCCACAAACCACATCTTTCCTTTTGGACACTGGCAGTAGCCTCGTCTGGTTCCCCTGCACCTCTCGCTATCTCTGCTCCAGTTGCAACTTTCCCAACATCGACCCGCAAAAATTCCCAACTTTCATTCCAAAGCAATCATCTTCTTCGAAGATTGTGGGTTGCGAAAACCCCAAATGTGCCTGGATTTTTGGCCCAAATGTGCTCTCTCGTTGCAAAGATTGCAGCTCATCTTCCAAAACCTGCTCACAGGGTTGCCCTCCGTACTTCCTTCAATACGGTTCTGGGTCAACCGCCGGGTTGTTACTTTCCGAGACCCTGGATTTTCCCGAGAAATCCGTCCCAGATTTTGTCGTCGGATGCTCCATATTATCGACCAGACAACCCGCCGGCATTGCCGGGTTCGGGCGCGGCCCCGAATCGCTGCCCTCACAACTGGGTCTCAGCAAATTCTCTCACTGTCTACTCTCACGCCGCTTCGACGACACCACGGAGAGCAGTGACCTTGTTTTGTACCGTGGGCACGGTTCTGCCAAGGCCCCGGGCCTGAGCTACACGCCGTTCCACAAAAACCCCATTACCAATAACTCCGCACTCCGTGAATACTACTACTTAACGCTTCGCAAAGTGATCGTGGGCAATAAGGCCGTCAAGATCCCCTACAAATTTCTTGTCCCGGGGGCCGATGGTAACGGTGGGACCGTGGTGGACTCGGGAACGACCTTCACCTTCATGGAAAGCCCGGTCTTCGAACCCGTGGCACGCGAGTTCGAGACCCAGATGGCTAACTATTCTAGAGCTCTTGACGTGGAAGCCAGGTCCGGTTTGAGGCCGTGTTTCAATATTGCGAATCAGAAAACGGTGAATATTCCGGATTTAACCTTTGAATTCAAAGGCGGTGCGAAGTTGGCATTGCCCTTTGTGAATTATTTTGCGCTTGCTGGTAACGTTAGCGTCGTGTGCCTGACTCTTATAACGGACAGTGGGGTCGGTCCGGGGATGGCTAGCGGTCCGGCGATCATATTTGGAAATTTTCAGCAGCAGAATTTCTATGTGGAGTATGATTTGGAAAATGAGAGGTTTGGCTTCCGGCAACAGAGTTGCAAGAAGTGA